The genomic interval AAAAAATAAGAAAAACTCTTTTGGAAAGTGATATATATAAGAATAGTAAGGTTGTATTTATATATGTAAATATGGACTCTGAAGTAAATACAGTTGAGATAATAAAAGAATTATTAGTTTCAGATAAAAAAGTTGCAGTTCCTAAAGTTATTCCTGTTAGTTTAAAAGAAAGACAAATGAAGGCTTTGAAAATAGAATCTTTACTTCAATTAAATGAAAGTGGTGCCTTTGGAATATTAGAACCAAGCATTGAATGTGAAGATATAAGTGAGGAAGTTGATTTAATTATAA from Clostridium perfringens carries:
- a CDS encoding 5-formyltetrahydrofolate cyclo-ligase, whose product is MDKGELRKEIKLKRENIDRDTKLRADEKIRKTLLESDIYKNSKVVFIYVNMDSEVNTVEIIKELLVSDKKVAVPKVIPVSLKERQMKALKIESLLQLNESGAFGILEPSIECEDISEEVDLIIIPGLAFDLKGNRLGYGGGFYDRFLSKYPNSKRVALCYDFQVFDEIPHEFFDEKVDLIISEEKIISLKKS